Proteins encoded together in one Methanocalculus alkaliphilus window:
- a CDS encoding coenzyme F420-0:L-glutamate ligase gives MFQLPDYIGPCAFGIKMGVIVPGTDLQEMILADITRMDADGMLEDCDVLAITESIVARAQNNFVNIDDVAAEIRSLLSLTPESRIGVVFPIASRNRFSPILKSIARAVPHGEVIVQLSFPDDEVGNQIIPADVAIELGEKHGGLIRSGDLPREFTHPLTGVNYIGLYESIIREAGATPTVFLCNDPTRIADFTPDGVIAADIHTREKTRAALSALIPNCCTLQDICSKGTSLPGSEWGLLGSNMSSEERLKLAPHLADLFACTLQDAILKKTGKHLEIIVYGDGAYKDPSSGIYELADPITTFGATPGIGDSLREGFKMKYLVDMFHAEGRSEEEITKLLEEEYKRAREIHCIECEGTTPRNMKDVLASLADLVSGSADAGTPMILIKGIHNKH, from the coding sequence ATGTTTCAATTACCAGACTATATCGGACCCTGTGCATTCGGCATCAAAATGGGGGTTATCGTGCCGGGAACAGATCTGCAGGAGATGATCCTTGCGGATATCACAAGAATGGATGCAGACGGGATGCTTGAGGACTGTGATGTCCTTGCCATCACCGAATCGATCGTTGCCCGTGCCCAGAATAATTTTGTCAACATCGACGATGTCGCAGCAGAGATCCGAAGCCTCCTCTCCCTCACCCCGGAGAGCAGGATTGGCGTGGTCTTCCCCATCGCGAGCCGCAACCGGTTCTCCCCCATATTAAAGAGCATTGCCCGGGCGGTCCCACACGGTGAGGTGATCGTCCAGCTCTCCTTCCCGGACGATGAGGTAGGGAACCAGATAATCCCGGCAGATGTGGCAATAGAGCTTGGGGAGAAGCATGGAGGCCTGATCAGGTCCGGCGACCTTCCACGGGAGTTCACCCACCCGCTGACCGGGGTCAACTACATCGGCCTGTATGAGTCGATCATCCGGGAGGCAGGAGCCACACCGACCGTCTTCCTCTGCAATGATCCGACACGGATCGCAGACTTCACTCCTGATGGCGTCATCGCTGCCGACATTCATACACGGGAGAAGACAAGGGCAGCACTCTCTGCTCTCATACCCAACTGCTGCACCCTTCAGGATATCTGCAGCAAGGGGACCTCATTACCAGGTTCCGAATGGGGACTCCTCGGGAGTAACATGTCCTCGGAGGAGAGGCTGAAGTTGGCCCCGCATCTCGCCGATCTCTTCGCCTGCACCCTTCAGGATGCGATCCTGAAGAAGACCGGCAAGCATCTTGAGATTATCGTCTACGGTGATGGAGCATATAAAGATCCAAGTAGCGGCATCTACGAACTCGCCGACCCGATTACCACCTTCGGCGCCACCCCGGGGATCGGCGACAGCCTCCGTGAGGGATTCAAGATGAAGTACCTGGTTGATATGTTCCATGCCGAGGGGAGATCAGAAGAAGAGATAACAAAACTCCTTGAGGAAGAGTACAAACGTGCACGGGAGATCCACTGTATCGAATGTGAAGGGACGACACCCCGGAATATGAAGGACGTTCTGGCAAGCCTTGCCGAC